One window of the Salminus brasiliensis chromosome 1, fSalBra1.hap2, whole genome shotgun sequence genome contains the following:
- the nkx2.2b gene encoding NK2 homeobox 2b translates to MSNTKMGFSVRDILNLKDADDDDDDEDFGAEDTEDEDAPATSRSQADAGTQPPKRNSFWMGAAYQPPICPGAADPGDPAEAEEGSQVDEARAITEGPERKRRMRKRRVLFSRAQTCELERRFRQQRYLSGPEREHLARSLRLTPTQVKIWFQNHRYKMKRAERGRELAVPVLLRDHRTCSVKPQDLIAPLHTGLQFPLGVQHFHPVHFNTAICSSLTHVQPWSW, encoded by the exons atgaGTAATACAAAGATGGGCTTCTCTGTGCGAGATATATTGAACTTGAAGGATgcggatgatgatgatgatgatgaagatttTGGAGCGGAGGACACTGAAGATGAAGATGCACCCGCAACCTCTCGGAGCCAAGCAGACGCTGGGACTCAACCTCCAAAGAGAAATTCTTTTTGGATGGGAGCAGCGTATCagcctc CAATTTGCCCCGGAGCAGCCGATCCCGGAGACCCTGCAGAGGCTGAAGAAGGATCGCAGGTTGATGAGGCCAGGGCGATCACTGAGGGGCCCGAAAGGAAGAGGAGAATGAGGAAAAGGAGAGTTCTGTTCTCCAGAGCGCAGACATGTGAGCTGGAGCGCCGCTTTAGGCAGCAGAGGTACCTGTCCGGACCAGAGAGAGAACATCTCGCCCGTAGCCTGCGCCTGACGCCCACTCAGGTCAAGATCTGGTTCCAGAACCACAGGTACAAGATGAAAAGGGCAGAGAGAGGCCGGGAACTGGCCGTGCCCGTGCTGCTGAGAGATCACAGGACGTGTAGTGTGAAACCTCAGGACCTCATTGCCCCTCTTCACACGGGACTACAGTTTCCATTGGGTGTGCAACACTTCCATCCCGTCCACTTCAACACAGCCATCTGCTCGAGCCTGACTCACGTACAACCGTGGTCCTGGTGA
- the pax1b gene encoding paired box protein Pax-1 has translation MIYKQQCTPPGLTAGISIFNSAQQCVVVFAEQPYGEVNQLGGVFVNGRPLPNAVRIRIVELAQLGIRPCDISRQLRVSHGCVSKILARYNETGSILPGAIGGSKPRVTTPNVVKSIRDYKQSDPGIFAWEIRDRLLADGVCDKYNVPSVSSISRILRNKIGNLSQPGQYEGAKPSPPQLPYSSVYPYSYPNAVSPSSAKLGNPPGVAVTAGHVGLSRAWPSVHTVSNILGIRAFMDPSAIAGPEGYQTKMEDWASVNRAAFPSTHGLNGIDKSHLDTDIKYNQSSPNLAGYVPACAYSASQYGVSACSGASGTYAPHWQSQSSGGLSHTGGGAMGQHGHSLHSAMAFKRPAHVGDRKPSSLSPVGKQQQEVLSGLPGAPSSS, from the exons ATGATCTACAAACAACAGTGCACACCTCCCGGGCTGACCGCGGGTATTTCAATTTTTAACAGTGCTCAA cagtgtgttgtggtgtttgcaGAGCAGCCGTACGGTGAGGTGAATCAGCTGGGCGGTGTGTTCGTCAACGGGCGGCCGCTGCCCAACGCCGTGAGGATCCGGATCGTGGAGCTCGCGCAGTTGGGCATCCGACCGTGCGACATCAGCCGCCAGCTGCGCGTCTCCCATGGCTGCGTGAGCAAGATTTTAGCACGTTATAATGAGACGGGCTCCATCTTACCTGGGGCTATCGGGGGCAGCAAGCCACGGGTCACCACGCCCAACGTGGTCAAGAGCATACGGGACTACAAGCAGTCAGATCCAGGGATTTTCGCCTGGGAAATACGAGACAGACTCTTGGCCGACGGAGTTTGTGACAAATACAACGTGCCGTCAGTCAGCTCCATCAGCAGAATCTTGAGGAATAAGATTGGAAACCTGTCTCAACCGGGTCAGTACGAGGGCGCTAAGCCTTCTCCCCCACAGCTGCCCTACAGCTCCGTGTACCCGTACTCATACCCCAACGCCGTTTCGCCCAGCAGTGCCAAGCTGGGCAACCCTCCTGGGGTGGCCGTGACGGCGGGTCACGTGGGACTGTCCAGGGCCTGGCCTTCTGTGCACACTGTCAGCAATATTTTGGGGATACGAGCATTCATGGATCCCTCAG CGATCGCTGGTCCTGAGGGCTATCAGACAAAAATGGAGGACTGGGCGAGTGTAAACAGAGCAGCATTTCCCTCCACCCACGGACTCAATGGCATTGATAAATCACACCTAGATACGGATATTAAATACAATCAG TCTTCACCTAATCTTGCCGGATATGTTCCCGCGTGCGCCTACTCAGCAAGCCAATACGGTGTCAGCGCGTGTAGTGGAGCTTCCGGTACCTATGCCCCTCATTGGCAGTCTCAAAGTTCAGGGGGTCTAAGCCATACGGGAGGGGGTGCAATGGGCCAGCACGGTCACAGCCTCCACAGCGCCATGGCTTTCAAACGACCAGCACACG TTGGGGACAGGAAGCCCTCCAGTCTGAGTCCTGTGGGcaagcagcagcaggaggtgtTAAGCGGACTGCCCGGAGCCCCCTCCTCA